Proteins encoded in a region of the Pseudopipra pipra isolate bDixPip1 chromosome 18, bDixPip1.hap1, whole genome shotgun sequence genome:
- the LOC135423875 gene encoding uncharacterized protein LOC135423875 isoform X3 — MRPICHFPDVTSEMPHVEPDASFWYFPEVVAIWDVVSVYILGQMKQDKGVLVPGLGTFAVVPEQVDGAEEVCVVRRPVFQLDMDVSCLQELMFPTVMIPGDIEIAPLDYWWLSQTTSLPPDVLRDCVEETVLLYSFQLRDRQRLAFAFGDIGVLSCQDNVLCMQFHRSCVKKLENWDTWVALLLTRLCVPDAGLSDGATAAGGMQAAWAHSFPRFQLAVSEVFSTWHTKVAEKHRVRTGAQEHPDKFSLPMLPNQRPGMTQQEPGMKPSASVLPLSPGIFPGMRETGGQESAPSARLDTTLLASENCQRALQEVCQLSAEWEHGNSCWREQKVEWVAWEAWAAREDQQVPQVSGPGGPWAPHPSLQPQRKGATVTWGRVGTPLPVDEMVERFQPGTRHLSPRAIQVLHALEPHQTRRNIFTFLAENKRRRQEKQKQLCSSRCSSSGQGARAGVVAAAVAGSDRSGRLLTC, encoded by the exons ATGAGGCCCATCTGTCACTTCCCGGATGTCACTTCCGAGATGCCGCATGTGGAACCTGATGCCTCTTTCTGGTACTTTCCAGAGGTGGTGGCCATCTGGGATGTCGTGTCTGTGTACATCCTGGGGCAGATGAAGCAGGACAAG GGTGTCCTGGTCCCAGGACTAGGGACCTTTGCTGTGGTCCCTGAGCAAGTTGATGGTGCAGAAGAGGTGTGTGTAGTCCGAAGACCTGTGTTCCAGTTGGACATGGATGTGTCCTGTCTGCAGGAGCTGATGTTCCCCACAGTGATGATCCCTG GTGACATTGAGATCGCACCACTGGATTACTGGTGGCTGTCACAGACCACGTCCCTCCCGCCAGACGTATTGAGGGACTGTGTGGAGGAGACCGTCCTCCTATACTCCTTTCAGCTGAGGGACAGGCAGCGCCTTGCCTTTGCCTTTGGGGACATTGGCGTCCTGTCATGTCAGGACAATGTCCTGTGCATGCAGTTCCACCGCAGCTGTGTCAAGAAGCTGGAGAACTGGGACACCTGGGTGGCTCTACTGCTCACT AGGCTGTGTGTGCCGGATGCTGGTCTCAGTGATGGAGCGACTGCTGCTGGGGGGATGCAGGCTGCATGGGCTCACTCATTCCCCAG GTTTCAGCTTGCTGTGTCTGAGGTTTTCTCCACCTGGCACACGAAGGTTGCAGAGAAGCACAGGGTCAGAACGG gggcaCAGGAACATCCTGACAAGTTTTCCCTCCCCATGCTACCAAACCAGAGGCCAGGCATGACGCAGCAAGAGCCAGGGATGAAGCCATCTGCCAG TGtgctccccctgtccccaggcatCTTTCCTGGGATGAGGGAGACAGGTGGGCAGGAGTCAGCTCCTTCGGCCAGGCTCGACACCACACTCCTGGCCTCTGAGAACTGCCAGAGAGCACTGCAG GAGGTCTGTCAGCTGTCTGCAGAGTGGGAGCACGGGAATTCCTGCTGGAGAGAGCAGAAGGTGGAATGGGTGGCGTGGGAAGcctgggctgccagggaggATCAGCAGGTGCCCCAG GTATCTGGCCCTGGAGGTCCTTGGGCTCCCCATCCTTCACTTCAACCCCAGAGAAAGGGGGCCACTGTGACATGGGGGAGGGTTGGAACCCCCCTCCCTGTGGACGAGATGGTGGAGAGATTCCAGCCTGGGACCAG GCACCTTTCCCCACGAGCCATCCAGGTGCTCCATGCACTGGAGCCACATCAGACACGGAGGAACATCTTCACGTTTTTGGCTGAGAACAAGCGGCGGCGGCAGGagaaacagaagcagctc
- the LOC135423875 gene encoding uncharacterized protein LOC135423875 isoform X1, protein MRPICHFPDVTSEMPHVEPDASFWYFPEVVAIWDVVSVYILGQMKQDKGVLVPGLGTFAVVPEQVDGAEEVCVVRRPVFQLDMDVSCLQELMFPTVMIPGDIEIAPLDYWWLSQTTSLPPDVLRDCVEETVLLYSFQLRDRQRLAFAFGDIGVLSCQDNVLCMQFHRSCVKKLENWDTWVALLLTRLCVPDAGLSDGATAAGGMQAAWAHSFPRFQLAVSEVFSTWHTKVAEKHRVRTGAQEHPDKFSLPMLPNQRPGMTQQEPGMKPSASFGPIGKQDICLPCAPADSSCLCSVLPLSPGIFPGMRETGGQESAPSARLDTTLLASENCQRALQEVCQLSAEWEHGNSCWREQKVEWVAWEAWAAREDQQVPQVSGPGGPWAPHPSLQPQRKGATVTWGRVGTPLPVDEMVERFQPGTRHLSPRAIQVLHALEPHQTRRNIFTFLAENKRRRQEKQKQLCSSRCSSSGQGARAGVVAAAVAGSDRSGRLLTC, encoded by the exons ATGAGGCCCATCTGTCACTTCCCGGATGTCACTTCCGAGATGCCGCATGTGGAACCTGATGCCTCTTTCTGGTACTTTCCAGAGGTGGTGGCCATCTGGGATGTCGTGTCTGTGTACATCCTGGGGCAGATGAAGCAGGACAAG GGTGTCCTGGTCCCAGGACTAGGGACCTTTGCTGTGGTCCCTGAGCAAGTTGATGGTGCAGAAGAGGTGTGTGTAGTCCGAAGACCTGTGTTCCAGTTGGACATGGATGTGTCCTGTCTGCAGGAGCTGATGTTCCCCACAGTGATGATCCCTG GTGACATTGAGATCGCACCACTGGATTACTGGTGGCTGTCACAGACCACGTCCCTCCCGCCAGACGTATTGAGGGACTGTGTGGAGGAGACCGTCCTCCTATACTCCTTTCAGCTGAGGGACAGGCAGCGCCTTGCCTTTGCCTTTGGGGACATTGGCGTCCTGTCATGTCAGGACAATGTCCTGTGCATGCAGTTCCACCGCAGCTGTGTCAAGAAGCTGGAGAACTGGGACACCTGGGTGGCTCTACTGCTCACT AGGCTGTGTGTGCCGGATGCTGGTCTCAGTGATGGAGCGACTGCTGCTGGGGGGATGCAGGCTGCATGGGCTCACTCATTCCCCAG GTTTCAGCTTGCTGTGTCTGAGGTTTTCTCCACCTGGCACACGAAGGTTGCAGAGAAGCACAGGGTCAGAACGG gggcaCAGGAACATCCTGACAAGTTTTCCCTCCCCATGCTACCAAACCAGAGGCCAGGCATGACGCAGCAAGAGCCAGGGATGAAGCCATCTGCCAG CTTTGGCCCCATAGGAAAACAGGATATctgcctgccctgtgctcctgctgaCTCCTCATGTCTCTGCAGTGtgctccccctgtccccaggcatCTTTCCTGGGATGAGGGAGACAGGTGGGCAGGAGTCAGCTCCTTCGGCCAGGCTCGACACCACACTCCTGGCCTCTGAGAACTGCCAGAGAGCACTGCAG GAGGTCTGTCAGCTGTCTGCAGAGTGGGAGCACGGGAATTCCTGCTGGAGAGAGCAGAAGGTGGAATGGGTGGCGTGGGAAGcctgggctgccagggaggATCAGCAGGTGCCCCAG GTATCTGGCCCTGGAGGTCCTTGGGCTCCCCATCCTTCACTTCAACCCCAGAGAAAGGGGGCCACTGTGACATGGGGGAGGGTTGGAACCCCCCTCCCTGTGGACGAGATGGTGGAGAGATTCCAGCCTGGGACCAG GCACCTTTCCCCACGAGCCATCCAGGTGCTCCATGCACTGGAGCCACATCAGACACGGAGGAACATCTTCACGTTTTTGGCTGAGAACAAGCGGCGGCGGCAGGagaaacagaagcagctc
- the LOC135423875 gene encoding uncharacterized protein LOC135423875 isoform X4 codes for MRPICHFPDVTSEMPHVEPDASFWYFPEVVAIWDVVSVYILGQMKQDKGVLVPGLGTFAVVPEQVDGAEEVCVVRRPVFQLDMDVSCLQELMFPTVMIPGDIEIAPLDYWWLSQTTSLPPDVLRDCVEETVLLYSFQLRDRQRLAFAFGDIGVLSCQDNVLCMQFHRSCVKKLENWDTWVALLLTRLCVPDAGLSDGATAAGGMQAAWAHSFPRFQLAVSEVFSTWHTKVAEKHRVRTGAQEHPDKFSLPMLPNQRPGMTQQEPGMKPSASFGPIGKQDICLPCAPADSSCLCSVLPLSPGIFPGMRETGGQESAPSARLDTTLLASENCQRALQVSGPGGPWAPHPSLQPQRKGATVTWGRVGTPLPVDEMVERFQPGTRHLSPRAIQVLHALEPHQTRRNIFTFLAENKRRRQEKQKQLCSSRCSSSGQGARAGVVAAAVAGSDRSGRLLTC; via the exons ATGAGGCCCATCTGTCACTTCCCGGATGTCACTTCCGAGATGCCGCATGTGGAACCTGATGCCTCTTTCTGGTACTTTCCAGAGGTGGTGGCCATCTGGGATGTCGTGTCTGTGTACATCCTGGGGCAGATGAAGCAGGACAAG GGTGTCCTGGTCCCAGGACTAGGGACCTTTGCTGTGGTCCCTGAGCAAGTTGATGGTGCAGAAGAGGTGTGTGTAGTCCGAAGACCTGTGTTCCAGTTGGACATGGATGTGTCCTGTCTGCAGGAGCTGATGTTCCCCACAGTGATGATCCCTG GTGACATTGAGATCGCACCACTGGATTACTGGTGGCTGTCACAGACCACGTCCCTCCCGCCAGACGTATTGAGGGACTGTGTGGAGGAGACCGTCCTCCTATACTCCTTTCAGCTGAGGGACAGGCAGCGCCTTGCCTTTGCCTTTGGGGACATTGGCGTCCTGTCATGTCAGGACAATGTCCTGTGCATGCAGTTCCACCGCAGCTGTGTCAAGAAGCTGGAGAACTGGGACACCTGGGTGGCTCTACTGCTCACT AGGCTGTGTGTGCCGGATGCTGGTCTCAGTGATGGAGCGACTGCTGCTGGGGGGATGCAGGCTGCATGGGCTCACTCATTCCCCAG GTTTCAGCTTGCTGTGTCTGAGGTTTTCTCCACCTGGCACACGAAGGTTGCAGAGAAGCACAGGGTCAGAACGG gggcaCAGGAACATCCTGACAAGTTTTCCCTCCCCATGCTACCAAACCAGAGGCCAGGCATGACGCAGCAAGAGCCAGGGATGAAGCCATCTGCCAG CTTTGGCCCCATAGGAAAACAGGATATctgcctgccctgtgctcctgctgaCTCCTCATGTCTCTGCAGTGtgctccccctgtccccaggcatCTTTCCTGGGATGAGGGAGACAGGTGGGCAGGAGTCAGCTCCTTCGGCCAGGCTCGACACCACACTCCTGGCCTCTGAGAACTGCCAGAGAGCACTGCAG GTATCTGGCCCTGGAGGTCCTTGGGCTCCCCATCCTTCACTTCAACCCCAGAGAAAGGGGGCCACTGTGACATGGGGGAGGGTTGGAACCCCCCTCCCTGTGGACGAGATGGTGGAGAGATTCCAGCCTGGGACCAG GCACCTTTCCCCACGAGCCATCCAGGTGCTCCATGCACTGGAGCCACATCAGACACGGAGGAACATCTTCACGTTTTTGGCTGAGAACAAGCGGCGGCGGCAGGagaaacagaagcagctc
- the LOC135423875 gene encoding uncharacterized protein LOC135423875 isoform X2, whose amino-acid sequence MEGCCTVSINRKQSCLFPTLLQLSTEEVVAIWDVVSVYILGQMKQDKGVLVPGLGTFAVVPEQVDGAEEVCVVRRPVFQLDMDVSCLQELMFPTVMIPGDIEIAPLDYWWLSQTTSLPPDVLRDCVEETVLLYSFQLRDRQRLAFAFGDIGVLSCQDNVLCMQFHRSCVKKLENWDTWVALLLTRLCVPDAGLSDGATAAGGMQAAWAHSFPRFQLAVSEVFSTWHTKVAEKHRVRTGAQEHPDKFSLPMLPNQRPGMTQQEPGMKPSASFGPIGKQDICLPCAPADSSCLCSVLPLSPGIFPGMRETGGQESAPSARLDTTLLASENCQRALQEVCQLSAEWEHGNSCWREQKVEWVAWEAWAAREDQQVPQVSGPGGPWAPHPSLQPQRKGATVTWGRVGTPLPVDEMVERFQPGTRHLSPRAIQVLHALEPHQTRRNIFTFLAENKRRRQEKQKQLCSSRCSSSGQGARAGVVAAAVAGSDRSGRLLTC is encoded by the exons ATGGAGGGGTGCTGCACTGTCAGCATCAACAGGAAGCAGAGTTGCTTGTTCCCcacactcctgcagctctccacTGAGG AGGTGGTGGCCATCTGGGATGTCGTGTCTGTGTACATCCTGGGGCAGATGAAGCAGGACAAG GGTGTCCTGGTCCCAGGACTAGGGACCTTTGCTGTGGTCCCTGAGCAAGTTGATGGTGCAGAAGAGGTGTGTGTAGTCCGAAGACCTGTGTTCCAGTTGGACATGGATGTGTCCTGTCTGCAGGAGCTGATGTTCCCCACAGTGATGATCCCTG GTGACATTGAGATCGCACCACTGGATTACTGGTGGCTGTCACAGACCACGTCCCTCCCGCCAGACGTATTGAGGGACTGTGTGGAGGAGACCGTCCTCCTATACTCCTTTCAGCTGAGGGACAGGCAGCGCCTTGCCTTTGCCTTTGGGGACATTGGCGTCCTGTCATGTCAGGACAATGTCCTGTGCATGCAGTTCCACCGCAGCTGTGTCAAGAAGCTGGAGAACTGGGACACCTGGGTGGCTCTACTGCTCACT AGGCTGTGTGTGCCGGATGCTGGTCTCAGTGATGGAGCGACTGCTGCTGGGGGGATGCAGGCTGCATGGGCTCACTCATTCCCCAG GTTTCAGCTTGCTGTGTCTGAGGTTTTCTCCACCTGGCACACGAAGGTTGCAGAGAAGCACAGGGTCAGAACGG gggcaCAGGAACATCCTGACAAGTTTTCCCTCCCCATGCTACCAAACCAGAGGCCAGGCATGACGCAGCAAGAGCCAGGGATGAAGCCATCTGCCAG CTTTGGCCCCATAGGAAAACAGGATATctgcctgccctgtgctcctgctgaCTCCTCATGTCTCTGCAGTGtgctccccctgtccccaggcatCTTTCCTGGGATGAGGGAGACAGGTGGGCAGGAGTCAGCTCCTTCGGCCAGGCTCGACACCACACTCCTGGCCTCTGAGAACTGCCAGAGAGCACTGCAG GAGGTCTGTCAGCTGTCTGCAGAGTGGGAGCACGGGAATTCCTGCTGGAGAGAGCAGAAGGTGGAATGGGTGGCGTGGGAAGcctgggctgccagggaggATCAGCAGGTGCCCCAG GTATCTGGCCCTGGAGGTCCTTGGGCTCCCCATCCTTCACTTCAACCCCAGAGAAAGGGGGCCACTGTGACATGGGGGAGGGTTGGAACCCCCCTCCCTGTGGACGAGATGGTGGAGAGATTCCAGCCTGGGACCAG GCACCTTTCCCCACGAGCCATCCAGGTGCTCCATGCACTGGAGCCACATCAGACACGGAGGAACATCTTCACGTTTTTGGCTGAGAACAAGCGGCGGCGGCAGGagaaacagaagcagctc